A single Uloborus diversus isolate 005 chromosome 7, Udiv.v.3.1, whole genome shotgun sequence DNA region contains:
- the LOC129225713 gene encoding 3-ketodihydrosphingosine reductase-like: protein MIIIFIFVLLSSVFYFFLRKKRSYNLENEHYLITGGSSGIGLALATVAVWLGCSVTIVARSKVKLEKAKESLLSELKNTKQKVLTFSVDVSNKDNDLVSIVKEAEKCSGPITVLVNCAGTSVCHPFLDTPKEQFSKMLDVNFLGSVHMTQAVLPLMKERKSGSVVFVSSIAGLMGLYGYSAYSASKFALLGLAESLQMEMKPFNISITVSFPPDTDTPGFEEEMKNKPLETQLISESGGLFSAEEVASNLLNDILDKKFMSTVGFVSKFICTLCSAMCPINSFFDLALQMVTMGLCRVVGAIVLWNFDKIIKQCAVEKEKEK, encoded by the exons atgataataattttcatttttgtcttactttcttctgtattttatttttttctaaggaaaaaacGATCATATAATTTGGAAAACGAACACTATTTG attACTGGAGGGTCTAGTGGAATAGGACTTGCTTTAGCAACTGTAGCTGTGTGGTTAGGATGCAGTGTCACTATAGTTGCAAGGTCAAAG GTAAAGCTGGAAAAAGCCAAAGAATCATTGCTTTCAGAATTAAAGAATACTAAACAA AAAGTACTGACATTTTCAGTTGATGTTTCCAATAAAGATAATGATTTGGTATCAATAGTAAAGGAG gcagAGAAATGCAGTGGTCCTATTACTGTGCTTGTCAACTGCGCTGGAACATCAGTTTGTCATCCCTTCTTAGACACTCCTAAGGAACAGTTCTCT aaaatgcTTGATGTTAATTTTCTTGGAAGTGTACACATGACTCAAGCCGTTTTGCCTCTTATGAAAGAAAGGAAATCTGGTTCTGTTGTATTTGTATCTTCAATTGCTGGATTGATGGGCTTATATGGATATTCTGCTTACTCTGCATCCAAGTTTGCTCTTCTAGGGTTGGCAGAATCTTTACAAATGGag ATGAAGCCTTTTAATATTAGCATAACAGTATCATTTCCTCCTGATACAGATACTCCTGgatttgaagaagaaatgaaaaacaag cCTCTGGAAACGCAACTTATATCTGAATCTGGTGGATTATTTTCTGCTGAGGAAGTTGCTTCTAACTTGTTGAAtgatattttg GACAAGAAATTCATGTCTACTGTGGGTTTTGTGAGCAAATTTATTTGTACATTGTGCAGCGCGATGTGTCCCATAAACTCATTTTTCGACTTGGCTTTGCAG ATGGTGACAATGGGTCTTTGTAGAGTTGTTGGTGCAATTGTGCTCTGGAATTTTGATAAGATCATAAAACAATGTGCAgtggaaaaggaaaaagaaaaatga